actcacacatataaatattgtaaaacagttaataaagcatttgcatgtattctcagtttaaaatatatttcaaaagcatttaataaaacagttataaaaacagcgcatgtattctcagtcccaaaaatgtaaagagtaaaagagaatcaaatgaactcacctaatgtattttgtagtaaaaatacatatgacaatactgaataattgaacaatgcagggttggcctcggattcacgaacctttaaaggcAAAAAAAAATGAACTGCCCagaccgggactcgaacccgcgacctcccaaacATCCTAATCCCCTCGTACCAGCTGGGCCGTAGCCCTTAATCCGAAATAATTCAGGAAACATTTGCATTTAACCCTTATTTGTATTTGTCCCTTTTTCTCCTCTTCTTCAACTTGAAAACCGACCACTGATTAAACCATAATCCATTTAATTCTTAACAACAATTAATCGATTGTTTTTGGGTTTAGGTAATTATAGGTAAAAAAATATAGTTTTGGTGAACTAATCAATTGACAAAGCAACAAAACAAACTAAAATTTGACAGCACCTCTgttacgcaaaaaaaaaaaaaaataaagaactaAAATCGAAAATCGAGTTTTAAGGAGTTTTAGAATTTGATTTCTTCATGAACCCTGCTTCAAATCACAACTATAACACTCATGTATTATCAATTTAACCTGAAACAGTTTATAAAATTCGAATTCGAAAAAATAAAGTTTCAGTTGACTTTTAGATTTTAAATTTGACTCATTGAATTCGAATTTGATATGACGAGTTATGGATTGAGAATTTAAGGAAACCTTTACGACCTGAAAGAGAAGACATCTCCATTTATACTTTTCTTCAATTCGATCCAAATCATTTTAATGGTTAATGGGTGTCGGTTATGacagaaaaaaaagaagaaaaaaaataaaaataaaataaaaacgaaGAACTCATTTTTTTATCAAGTAGCAGCAATGGAATGTATATGTGATTGAATGATTGATACTTCAATACTAACCGAAAAAATTGAATTGATAGGGTTGATGATGTTCACGAGTAGAGGGAATAAAGAGAGAGGAAAATAAAACTGATAAGGACAGAAAAACAATATACTGCCTAGTACCCTCAATAATTCCCTTGTTTTGTAGCAATATCAGTCGACTTATATTATTAATCAgagaataaataaaataaataaaatataaaggtAGATTAAGTCTTGCAACTGAATTTGTCATATACTGTAATCTGATATGGATTGGTATTAAGATTGGAGACAGGAGGACAAAAGGTGAAAATGATGGAGAACAAACTTCATACGCTATaattcagtttatatatatatattttgtaattaatattaatgtttaataattaaataaataagttaataataattatattaataataataataactaattatactaattataacaaatTACATATATCAGATTTtatctttatatatgtatattaaaaatacaaatactaatttttaatattactgattgtaataataataaaaataatacttattataataatatttatattactaataatgaccataatattaataataatgatattatatcaatttatatatatcacgttcatatctatagattatatattaaaataatattaataatatcagctttgatattaatattgaaagtaatattaatattaataactatatttatacatatatactaCATATGTATTATActtttgtaatatttaataaccatataatatattacataataacttctattgtttctatattttttttatatatattataatattcatttaataatagttatcacacattGACATcatatctaattatatatagattcatttttaattctagcataattattttatatttttgttttacatattaaattttaaattCTGTTCTATtatttccaaatatatatatctttacattTACATAAGTATATTtatacttgtatttattttatatatattattaatatacacatatttatttacaaacatgtgttcgtgaatcgttgggcataGTCTGAGGTGAAATGCATCCATGAAATCAATTCAATTTCTTGAGACTCAGATTAAtaggttttgcttatcgtgtcgaaaccatataaagattaagtttaatttagtcggaaattcccgggtcattacaCCCTTGACCTGATAGTCTTCCTTCATGATGACTTTGTGgaatcccgacacttttaaacccatCCATATAGTTTGTGCAGAATTCGATCACCTCTTCGGATGCATATCCTTCAACGATACTACCTTCTGGTTGATTAAGGATCCTTACATAACCTTTCAAGATACCCATATATCTTTCAAATGGATACATATACCGTAAGAAAACTGGACCACATACCTTTATTTCTCCTACAATATGAGATACCAAATGAACCATGACATCAAAGAAAGAAGGTGGAAAGTACATCTCGAGTTCGCAAAGAGTAAGTATGATATCTCTTTGATATTCATCCAGCACACCAGGATCAATCACCTTTGAATGAATCATGTTGAAAAATAAGCATAGTTTTGTAATTGTGTGTCGAATACGGTTGGGTAGAATTCCACAAATTGCGATAGGAATCATCTGGGTCATTAGTACATGACAATCATGTGACTTCATACCAAGTAACTTCAAATATTTCATCGAAACCAACTTCCTAATGTTAGCAGAGTATCCTGATGGAACCTTAATACCATGTAAACATTGACAAAATTTAGTTTTCTCGACCTTCGACATAGTATAACAGGCCGGAGGAAGAAACATGGTGGACCTTCCATCAATATCTTTAGGTTGTAGCTCTGGTATGATATTCATTAATTCCATGTCCCTTCTAACTTTAATTCCATCTTTTATTTTTCCAGGAATGTTCAACAGTAAACCTATCAAACTTTCATAAACATTTTTCTCAATATGCATAACATCAATACAATGTTGGACTTGTAAATGCTTCCAGTAGGGTAATTTCTAAAAATTAGACTTTTTCTTCCAAATACCTTTGGGAGGACCAACCCCTTTCTTTCCCAACACAACATTTATATTAGcaactttggagagtgtagtttctCCATCCAATGGTGGTGGTAGTTTTCTATCCTCTATAGTACCATCAAATAAATCCGACTTTTTACGGTACGGGTGATTCTCGGCAAGCTCTCTCCGATGCTCCATAAATGCAGGTTTCTTACAATTTGTGAGCCATATCGAGTGAGTATTTTCCTCACAAATAGGACATGCCTTTTTCACCTTCGTACTATATCCAGACAAGTTACCATAAGCAGGAAAATCATTAATGGTGCAAAAAAGCATTGCCCGTAGTTGGAAGTATTCTTTCTTGTATGCATCATAAACGTGTATGCTGGTACTCCATAATTCCATCATTTCATCAACTAATGGTTGCAAATAAACATCAATGTCGTTTCTAGGTTGCTTTGGGCCTTGGATCAAAAGAGACATCATTATGTATTTTCTTTTCATACATAGCCAAGGCAGTAGGTTATAAATGTATAGAAGAACAGGCCACGTGCTGTGACGGCTACTCAAATCTCCGAATGGATTAATTCCATCTGAACTGAGTCCGAACCTTATATTACGTATCTCATCCCCAAATTCTTCAAAATCTTTATCAAAATTTTTCCATTGAAGTGAATAGGCCACATGTCGCATTTTACCATCATTTTTACGATCTTCAGCATGCCAACGTAATAATTTTGCATCTTTCTCATTCGCAAATAGTCTTTAATCGTGGTATGATAGGCAAGTACCACAATAATTTTGCAGGAGGTCCATTTTCCGACACATCACTATCAGCATTATCAGTCGGTTTTCCACGTTTATACCTAGATGTACCACATACCTTACATTGAGGTAGGTCTTTGTCTTCATTCCTGTATAACATACAATCATTTGTACAAGCATGTATTCTCTGTATTTCCAATCCCATTGGGCACATTAATTTCTTTGCTTGGTATGTTGAAACTGGCAACTCATTACCTTCTGGTAGTATTTTGTTCAACAACTCTAACAGGCTAGTGAAACTTGTGTCGCTCCAACCATTGTTTGATTTTAAGTTAACCAGTTGTATCACGGCGGAAAGTTTTGTAAAATTCATACAACCGGTATATAAAGGTTTTTCAGCGTCAACAAATAGTTGTTGTAATCTGTCATGATACTTATCTGCAACATTATCCTCCATATCCAAATCGTCAAACATGTCATCAAAATTAACATTATTGTCACTATTGTATGAATCTACTTCATTATCGGTATCGTTATCCGAAACAGACGGGTTAAGGTCAGCTACTGACTCACCATGAAAAGACCAACATGTGTACCCTCTCATAAATCCGTGTGCAATTAGATGACTTTTGATATCGGTTGAATCAGCATACCACCGTGCATTTTTGCATTTCTTACAAGGACAACAAATTGCGTTGTTTACTTTTTCTAGTTGATCAGTCTCGGCAACTGTAATAAATTCATCTACACTATCCATAAACTCAGCGGTAGCTCGACCTATCTCGTACATCCAAGTATTCCGATCCATCTACAAGCAACATTGAAAAaagttaatacattattaataataaagaaTTTAAAAAGTTGGAAATAGGACTAGAACCCACGACCTCCTCTCTACCAAGCAACGTCCTAACCATCTAAGCAATTGTGTTAACCTGACAAATTTAcatttattttctttaaaaatatcACTTATGGTATACTGTAAAAaaaaccccaaatcaaaatcaattgaTTTTTTATCGATCATAATCCCATTACCTCATTATCATTTCTCTTTTGTTATCGGTCTGTGTTCTAAAAAAAACCGCCAAGCAACCCAAATCACTTGAATCTGTAAACCCTAATTGTTCGATACCCTATTCGATTTCTGTTCTATTTTAGATTCAAACTCTGCACGATTCTACTGTGCTACCATGGCTTACACGAAGCATCGTATTACAAGAGAAAAAGAGTGTCTTTCAAAGGTTAATTCCTACCAGTAATTATAAtcaataattaattatgtttatttgataatctaaattTATTACTTTTTTTTGTTCAAAAATAAACCTGAATATTATTGTCGCGCAATTAGTCTTTGAAATGGGTTTGGTTATGAGTTCGGTCAATTTCCTTGTTATTGCATATTGTGTATGTGTGATATGTTTGCTGTGTTATTCATAACACAATAATAAGACTGGATTTGTTTGAAATGATTTTAAGGTGTATAATCCTGTGTTTGTTGTACTATGATCTTAATTTGTATATGCATGTGCTTAGATGTGTGTCTTTTCTATTGCATTTGATGTGTATCTTTTCTATTGCATTTTATGTACAGATGcaacaaaaaattaaaaaaagaagTGTAAACAAACTGAAAAAGAAGTCAGCTGTTGTTCAGTTGAACATTGAATTTGACGAGTTTGGTCAAGCCATTGGAAAAACACAAACTATTTTTTCGACCAACATTGGCGTTTTAACCAGGACCACTTGTGATTTCCTTGTAAAGGATTGAAAGTATGTGTCTCCTGATCAGAAACAAACTTTATGGAGCAAAATAAAGGTATTTAAATCTAAGATTTTGATTAATtactatttatttatatatgttacaaCATTCAACACTTACAGTAGATTACATTATACAGGAACTTCATAATATTGAAGACGATTTTGCACGAAAAACAACACTGCAAAAATACAACACAACGTTTACGAGATTCAAGCGCAAGTTAAGAACATATATGGATGAAAGCAAGCTTCCTTATGTGGAAGTAAAAGATTACGATTTCATAACTCCAGAAAAATGGCAAAAATTTTGTGCAATCGAAGCTACGCCTGCTAGACGAGTAAGTGCTATTCAACCTGATTTGTATCAGATTTGGAGGCACATTTTGATATTGTAACGCTTTGAAAAAGTCATTTAATCGCATTAAAACTGTGTAGGAACTAAGAGAAAAAGGCAGGAAGAACGCTttcaaaaaagcaaaagaaaagtaTGCTCGAGTTGGTCGTTCTGGATATCGTGGAAAAAAAGCACAATGGGATACAGAAGCAAATGATCCTCATAAACGTACACCATACCACAATATCAAAGATCCTGCAGCGAGGTATTACGTGTTGGGCAGGATGAAGTCGGATGACAAAGGGAAGACGACAGTAGAAACATTTGCGCCGCTTGTagagaaaattgtaatatatttatatttgaatttttagaCTAACCAACTCATAATTTTTCTATAATTGATTACTTGTGTTTTTTTTCCAGGTTAGGACAGATAAAGAAGGCGGGTATGCCTTGTTAACTCATGTGGGGAAGGAACACGGTGGTCGAAAAAGGGGTATAAGTAGCACAATAGGATACAACAAAATCACAAAGAAATAGAAATCAGACGATAAAGGAACGAGGGTAACTGATTTAACTGATGTTATGtttcttacaatatttaaatgctTACTTACTACATTTTATATTTCATGTTTGCTAATCAGAAGTCTCAGGAAAACCAAAAGCACGATGATGAAGAGAATGttgttgatgaagataatgatgatgaagaagagaatgatgatgaagaagaagatgtagatgatgaagagaaagaagatgatgaagaggatgttgatgAGAATTCTGGTCatgaagatgatgttgatgatgaagagaagtctgatgatgaagatgatggtgataatGAAATGGAAGGTGCTAATGAGAAGTCTCAGGAAAAGGAAAAgcttgatgatgaagaggatgaagagaataatgatgatgatgaagaagatgttgatgatgaatAGAATGATGAAGATGAATAGGATGTTGGTGAGAAGGCTGATAATGAAGATGAAGGTGATAATGAAGTGGAAGGTGCTGATGAATGGCCTCAGGAAAATGAAAAGAGTGATGATGGtgaggatgttgatgatgaagataatgatgataatgatgaagaagatgttgatgatgaagagaatgatgaagatgaaaaagATGTTGATGAGAgggctgatgatgaagatgaagtggaAGGTGATGATGAATGGGAAGTTGATAATTTAGTGGAAGGTGCTGATGAAGGGGAAGGTGAAAGTGAAAAGGATGTTGATGAAGATGAGGATGTTGATGATGGAAATGATGTTCAACATCAGAAATTCACCAAAAAAATAGTGAAACAATCGAAACACATAAAAGTAACTGATTTAACTAAATGTTATTTTTTCTAGACTTTTAAATTACTTACCACATTTTGTTATTCATGTTTATTAATGAACAGGATGTTGAAAAAGAAAAGCCTGATGAAAATTTAAATGTTCATGACAACATCAAGGAAAAAAAAGATGCAGTGATTGAAGAAGATGCAGAGTATGTTTCATATGATAATGTCCAGATGGTGATGAATGAAGACGAAGAAGAAAATGTGGATAGAGAAGAAGATTTTGTGGTTCGAGAAATAAAAGATGGAGAgtctaaaaaggttaatgaagcagAAAAAGTTGCATCATTTTCTAACGATGTTGATGAAGAAATGTTGATGGAAGAAGTTAATACAGAGTAAGATCCACTGATTAGACTTATTGATGCAGGGCTAACAAATTTCAGAATGAAACCCAGTCCTCCACCAAGAAGAAGGAAGTCTGAAAGAATCTTATTACAGAAGCTTTCAAAAAATGTTTTCGTCAAAGATGGCACAGGTATGAGTGAGAACAATCCAATAAAATTGTAATTTGTGATGAATATTATTGATGCTAACATAACTATGTTTGTTAATGTATAGTTGTGACTCTACTTTATATTGGAGCTAATGAATATTTGTGATGCTCCTTTTGTATGAAGTTTTGATCTGCTAATATAACTGTCTTTGTTTATGGTAATTTGCCAATGCAACTATACTTAGGGTTATGATTAGGGTACTGATTGTACTTTGGGTTATGATTGCCACTGAAGGTGGTTATAAGGTCAacattgcttatcatattggttaTTGGGTATGATTTGAcatgtattgtagtgacccgaacttttccatatttatatatattaattgagattgatatttacatgattaaatgtttccaacatgttaagcaatcaaacatgttaagacttgattaattgaaatatgtttcatatagacaattgaccacccaagttgaccggtgattcacgaacgttaaaacttgtaaaaactatatgatgacatatatatggatatatatatagttaacatgatactatgataagtaaacatatcattaaatatattaacaatgaactacatatgtaaaaacaagactactaacttaatgatttttaaacgagacatatatgtaacgattatcgttgtaaagacatttaatgtatatatatatatcatattaagagatattcatacatgataatatcatgataatataataatttaaaatctcatttgatattataaacattgggttaacaacatttaacaagatcgttaacctaaaggtttcaaaacaacacttacatgtaacgactaacgatgacttaacgactcagttaaaatgtatatatatgtagtgttttaatatgtatttatacacttttgaaagacttcaatacacttatcaaaatacttctacttaacaaaaatgcttacaattacatcctcgttcagtttcatcaacaattctactcgtatgcacccgtattcgtactcgtacaatacacagcttttagatgtatgtactattggtatatacactccaatgatcagctcttagcagcccatgtgagtcacctaacacatgagggaaccatcatttggaaactagcatgaaatatctcataaaattacaaaaatatgagtaatcattcatgacttatttacatgaaaacaaaattacatatcctttatatctaatccatacaccaacgaccaaaaacacctacgaacactttcattcttcaattttattcatctaattgatctctctcaagttctatcttcaagttctaagtgttcttcatatattctacaagttctagttacataaaatcaagaatactttcaagtttgctagctcacttccaatcttgtaaggtgatcatccaacctcaagaaatctttgtttcttacactaggttatcattctaatacaaggtaataatcatattctaactttggttcaatttctataactataacaatcttatttcaagtgatgatcttacttgaacttgttttcgtgtcatgattttgtttcaagaacttcgagccatccaaggatccgttgaagctagatccatttttctattttccagtaggtttatccaaggaacttaaggtagtaatgatgttcataacatcattcgattcatacatataaagctatcttattcgaaggtttaaacttgtaatcactagaacatagtttagttaattctaaacttgttcgcaaacaaaagttaatccttttaacttgacttttaaaatcaactaaatacatgttctatatctatatgatatgctaacttaatgatttaaaacatggaaacatgaaaaacaccgtaaaaccggatttacgccgtcgtagtaacaccgcgggctgttttgggttagttaattaaaaactatgataaactttgatttaaaagttgttattctgagaaaatgatttttattatgaacatgaaactatatccaaaaattatggttaaactcaaagtggaagtacgttttctaaaatggtcatctagacgtcgttctttcgactgaaatgactacctttacaaaaatgacttgtaacttatttttccaactataaacctatactttttctgtttagattcataaaatagagttcaatatgaaaccatagcaatttgattcactcaaaacggatttaaaatgaagaagttatgggtaaaacaagattggataatttttctcattttagctac
The window above is part of the Rutidosis leptorrhynchoides isolate AG116_Rl617_1_P2 chromosome 1, CSIRO_AGI_Rlap_v1, whole genome shotgun sequence genome. Proteins encoded here:
- the LOC139886600 gene encoding uncharacterized protein, with protein sequence MRHVAYSLQWKNFDKDFEEFGDEIRNIRFGLSSDGINPFGDLSSRHSTWPVLLYIYNLLPWLCMKRKYIMMSLLIQGPKQPRNDIDVYLQPLVDEMMELWSTSIHVYDAYKKEYFQLRAMLFCTINDFPAYGNLSGYSTKVKKACPICEENTHSIWLTNCKKPAFMEHRRELAENHPYRKKSDLFDGTIEDRKLPPPLDGETTLSKVANINVVLGKKGVGPPKGLLLNIPGKIKDGIKVRRDMELMNIIPELQPKDIDGRSTMFLPPACYTMSKVEKTKFCQCLHGIKVPSGYSANIRKLVSMKYLKLLGMKSHDCHVLMTQMIPIAICGILPNRIRHTITKLCLFFNMIHSKVIDPGVLDEYQRDIILTLCELEMYFPPSFFDVMVHLVSHIVGEIKVCGPVFLRYMYPFERYMGILKGYVRILNQPEGSIVEGYASEEVIEFCTNYMDGFKSVGIPQSHHEGRLSGQGCNDPGISD